In a single window of the Verrucomicrobiia bacterium genome:
- a CDS encoding VOC family protein: MRQFFDHIDIRVPNLAAATPYYESLLPALGFTQPVQIEGWLQFEAGEFEPFVGVTESRTHVANENRVAFRANSCDEVDQLSEVVRRAGSRNIEGPMDYETNYYALFFEDPWGNRFEICHRARP; encoded by the coding sequence ATGCGCCAATTCTTCGATCACATCGACATCCGTGTTCCAAATCTGGCGGCTGCGACCCCGTATTACGAGTCGCTTCTTCCTGCCCTTGGGTTCACACAACCAGTGCAGATCGAGGGCTGGCTTCAGTTCGAGGCGGGAGAGTTCGAGCCGTTCGTCGGAGTCACGGAGTCAAGAACACATGTAGCAAATGAGAACAGGGTGGCATTTCGAGCGAACAGCTGCGATGAGGTCGATCAACTCAGCGAAGTTGTTCGTCGAGCCGGTTCCCGAAATATCGAAGGGCCGATGGATTACGAAACAAACTATTATGCTCTGTTCTTTGAGGATCCATGGGGTAATCGCTTCGAGATCTGCCACCGGGCGCGGCCCTAG
- a CDS encoding pseudouridine synthase, which yields MPTFLNIAAYRFAPLSDLGPLRGRLLDLCKGWSLRGTILLSPEGINLFVAGSPPHVELLLAELRSIPGLGDLDVKTSESDHQPFNRMLVRLKKEIIAFGIEGIAPGSRTSPKVPPKKLKEWLDEGRPITLLDTRNNYEVKLGTFQNALPIGIDHFRNFPEAVRQLPSELKEKPVVMFCTGGIRCEKAGPFMEMQGFKHIFQLEGGILKYFEQCGGAHFEGECFVFDQRVGVDPSLHETDSTQCFVCLVPLSRAEQEDARYVAGKSCPHCFKTPDQRRAALIEERHKAIQRCTDPLPGGLPYDNYRPLNIPSNCDGHALCDALSQIVRHIPAAHWRVQCDRGLILDSEKRRAAAEQIVHAGERYLHRFPGIVEPNVNGNIQIIHEDEALIVVNKPAPLPMHAGGRFNRNTLQYILNQVYFPEKPKQAHRLDANTTGVVLLTRMRRFAALLQPQFVRGDVRKFYLAGVWGHPQADEFVCDAPISAEAVEVGTREIDFESGLPSRTEFTVLRRNSNGTALLQARPVTGRTNQIRVHLWHLGFPVVGDPVYLQDKKLGHVQTLSTLDEPLQLHSERIHFFHPLTKKAVEFAAPAPVWVAS from the coding sequence ATGCCAACGTTTCTTAACATTGCCGCATACAGGTTTGCGCCTTTGAGTGATCTCGGACCGCTCCGGGGCCGCCTGCTTGACCTCTGCAAAGGCTGGTCTTTGCGCGGCACGATTTTGCTGAGCCCTGAGGGAATCAACCTCTTCGTCGCAGGATCGCCTCCCCATGTGGAACTGTTGCTGGCCGAATTGCGTTCGATTCCCGGTCTGGGCGACCTCGATGTCAAAACAAGCGAAAGTGATCATCAGCCGTTCAACCGAATGCTTGTTCGTTTGAAGAAAGAGATCATCGCGTTCGGCATCGAGGGCATTGCTCCGGGCTCACGGACTTCTCCGAAGGTGCCGCCGAAGAAGCTCAAAGAGTGGCTGGATGAGGGCAGGCCTATCACGCTCCTGGATACGCGAAACAATTACGAGGTGAAGCTGGGAACGTTTCAAAACGCGCTGCCGATCGGCATCGATCACTTTCGCAATTTCCCCGAAGCCGTCCGCCAATTGCCGTCCGAACTGAAGGAAAAGCCCGTTGTCATGTTTTGCACCGGGGGTATCCGCTGCGAGAAAGCCGGGCCGTTCATGGAAATGCAGGGATTCAAACATATCTTTCAGCTCGAGGGAGGAATTCTAAAATACTTTGAGCAATGCGGTGGCGCACATTTCGAAGGCGAGTGCTTCGTGTTCGACCAGCGTGTCGGAGTCGATCCCTCATTGCACGAAACCGATTCGACTCAATGTTTCGTTTGCCTGGTCCCGCTGAGTCGCGCCGAGCAGGAGGACGCCCGCTATGTGGCGGGCAAGTCATGTCCGCATTGCTTCAAAACGCCCGACCAACGAAGGGCGGCTTTGATCGAGGAACGTCACAAGGCAATCCAGCGCTGCACCGACCCTCTTCCCGGCGGGCTGCCTTACGACAACTACCGCCCGTTGAATATTCCGTCCAACTGCGATGGTCACGCCCTTTGTGACGCACTGAGTCAAATCGTCCGACACATACCGGCTGCGCACTGGCGGGTCCAATGCGATCGCGGATTGATACTCGACAGCGAAAAGCGGCGTGCCGCTGCAGAACAGATTGTCCATGCCGGGGAACGTTATTTACACAGGTTCCCCGGCATTGTGGAACCGAATGTAAACGGGAACATTCAGATAATTCACGAGGACGAAGCTCTGATCGTTGTCAACAAACCGGCCCCGCTGCCGATGCACGCTGGCGGACGATTCAATCGCAACACGCTGCAATACATTCTGAATCAGGTTTATTTCCCGGAAAAGCCAAAGCAGGCGCATCGTCTCGACGCAAATACGACGGGCGTCGTGCTTCTTACCCGCATGCGCCGTTTTGCTGCTCTATTGCAGCCACAGTTCGTTCGCGGCGATGTTAGGAAATTTTATCTGGCCGGCGTTTGGGGTCATCCGCAGGCAGATGAATTCGTTTGTGATGCGCCGATCAGTGCCGAAGCTGTTGAAGTCGGCACGCGGGAAATCGATTTTGAAAGCGGGTTACCATCTCGCACCGAGTTCACAGTCCTTCGCCGGAATAGCAATGGAACAGCTTTGCTACAAGCGCGGCCGGTAACGGGGCGCACAAACCAGATCCGCGTTCATCTGTGGCACCTGGGGTTCCCGGTTGTTGGCGATCCCGTGTATTTGCAAGATAAGAAGCTGGGGCACGTTCAGACCCTTTCAACTCTGGATGAACCGCTGCAATTGCATTCGGAACGCATTCACTTTTTTCATCCGCTGACAAAAAAGGCCGTGGAGTTTGCTGCGCCAGCGCCGGTTTGGGTTGCCTCTTGA